In the genome of Desulfocurvibacter africanus subsp. africanus DSM 2603, the window CCGCGGCAACACGGAACTTTTCGACAAGCTGCGCCACGGCCAGGACCCGGACGCGCTGGTCATCTCCTGCTGCGATTCGCGCGTGGACCCGGCCATCATCACCAACTGCGCTCCCGGCGACCTGTTCGTGGCCCGCGACGTGGCCAACCTCGTGCCGCCTTACGAGCCGGACGGCGGCCATCACGGCGTGAGCGCGGCCATCGAGTACGCAGTGCTGACACTCGGCGTTGAGCACATCGTCGTGCTCGGCCACAGCCAGTGCGGCGGCATCGGGGCGCTGGTGGACGGCGGAGCCCATGGCGCGGGCGGCGAGTTCATCGGCCCCTGGATGTCCATCTGCCAGGAAGAAGTGCGGGCCGTGTTGGAAGCCACAGTGGGCGAACCCGACGACAAGCGGCGTCGGGCCTGCGAGCAGGCCGTCATCCTCGTGTCCCTGCGCAACCTCATGTCTTTCCCCTGGGTGCGCGAGCGCGTGGAGGCGGGGCGGCTGTGCCTGCATGGCTGGTATTTCGATATCCGGCGCGGCGAATTGTCGGTCTACGCGCCCGAGGAGCTGGCTTTTCGGCCTCTCGTGAGCAGCGAGGAACGCCTGCGCGCGTCAAAGCAGGCGAGCACCGCCGGCTAGCAGCCTGTTGAAAAACGTGCCGTGCGGGCCAGGAAAGCCCGCCGGATGCGTAGCATGCGTATGCAATGCTTGAGCTTGGCTCAAGCATTGCGGATTTGAAATAGTAAGCTGCTTTTCTTGCCTTCGCCGCCCGATTTCTTCACGCCTGCCGCAGTATGACGAGGTCTTCGGCTTGCAGCGGCCGCGAAGCCATGACACAATAGCCGATCGCAATGTAACGTGCGCAAAACCGAGCCAAAGCAGCCGTGGAGCTTGCATGCATGATGATTCCAACCGCAAGTTTGGGATGGTGGCCCTTATGGGTCCGCCCAACGCGGGCAAATCGACCTTTCTGAATCACGTCCTGGGCCAGAAGGTGGCCATTGTTTCCCCCAAGCCGCAGACCACGCGCAACCAGATAAGCGGTATCTGGACCACCGAGCGTGGACAGGTGGTCTTCCTGGATACTCCGGGCGTGCACCAGCTTCGGGGCAAGATGAACAAATTCCTCCTGCAGTCCGCCTGGCAGGCGGTGGCCCAGTCCAACGTCGTGCTGGTTTTCCTGGATGCCGCGGCCTATGCCGGACGGCTGGA includes:
- a CDS encoding carbonic anhydrase, encoding MPTSNLGKLIRGFERFRQDYFRGNTELFDKLRHGQDPDALVISCCDSRVDPAIITNCAPGDLFVARDVANLVPPYEPDGGHHGVSAAIEYAVLTLGVEHIVVLGHSQCGGIGALVDGGAHGAGGEFIGPWMSICQEEVRAVLEATVGEPDDKRRRACEQAVILVSLRNLMSFPWVRERVEAGRLCLHGWYFDIRRGELSVYAPEELAFRPLVSSEERLRASKQASTAG